From Virgibacillus ihumii, the proteins below share one genomic window:
- the groL gene encoding chaperonin GroEL (60 kDa chaperone family; promotes refolding of misfolded polypeptides especially under stressful conditions; forms two stacked rings of heptamers to form a barrel-shaped 14mer; ends can be capped by GroES; misfolded proteins enter the barrel where they are refolded when GroES binds): MAKEIKFSEDGRRAMLRGVDTLANAVKVTLGPKGRNVVLDKKFGSPLITNDGVTIAKEIELEDHFENMGAQLVSEVASKTNDVAGDGTTTATVLAQSMITEGLKNVTSGANPVGIRRGIEKAVEAAVKELQTISEPIESKESIAQVASVSSGDDEVGSLISEAMERVGNDGVITIEESKGFNTELEVVEGMQFDRGYASPYMVTDQDKMEAELEDPYILITDKKINNIQEVLPVLEQVVQQGKPLLLIAEDVEGEALATLVLNKLRGTFNAVTVKAPGFGDRRKAMLEDIAVLTGAEVITEDLGLDLKSATMEQLGRANKVVVTKDNTTIVEGSGNPEAISQRVTQIRSQAEETTSEFDKEKLQERLAKLAGGVAVIKVGAATETELKERKLRIEDALNSTRAAVEEGIVSGGGTAFVNVLNKIGELKLDGDESTGAAIVLRALEEPVRQIAHNAGLEGSIIVERLKGEKVGVGFNAAAGEFENMVKAGIIDPTKVTRYALQNAASVAAMFLTTEAVVADLPEEEGGAAGGGMPDMGGMGGMGGMM, from the coding sequence ATGGCTAAAGAAATTAAATTTAGTGAAGATGGCCGCCGCGCAATGCTTCGTGGTGTGGATACACTTGCAAATGCTGTAAAAGTAACGTTGGGACCAAAAGGCCGCAATGTTGTACTTGATAAAAAGTTCGGCTCACCACTCATCACAAATGATGGTGTGACAATTGCCAAGGAAATCGAACTGGAAGACCATTTCGAAAACATGGGTGCCCAGCTTGTATCTGAAGTGGCATCCAAAACAAATGACGTTGCAGGTGACGGTACTACAACAGCAACCGTTTTGGCACAATCCATGATTACAGAAGGATTGAAAAACGTTACATCCGGGGCTAACCCAGTAGGTATTCGCCGTGGAATCGAAAAAGCAGTTGAAGCAGCTGTAAAAGAATTGCAAACTATTTCAGAACCAATCGAAAGCAAAGAATCCATTGCACAGGTTGCATCTGTTTCCTCCGGTGACGATGAGGTAGGAAGCCTGATTTCAGAAGCAATGGAACGCGTTGGCAATGACGGTGTTATCACAATTGAAGAATCAAAAGGCTTCAACACGGAATTGGAAGTTGTTGAAGGTATGCAATTTGACCGTGGCTATGCTTCTCCATATATGGTTACTGACCAGGATAAAATGGAAGCAGAACTTGAAGATCCATACATTCTGATTACCGATAAAAAAATCAACAACATCCAGGAAGTACTGCCTGTATTGGAACAAGTTGTTCAGCAAGGCAAACCACTTCTTCTAATCGCTGAAGATGTTGAAGGCGAAGCGCTTGCAACACTTGTACTGAACAAACTGCGTGGAACATTTAACGCAGTAACCGTTAAAGCACCTGGATTTGGTGATCGTCGTAAAGCAATGCTGGAAGATATCGCTGTATTGACCGGTGCAGAAGTAATCACGGAAGATCTTGGACTGGATCTGAAGAGCGCTACAATGGAACAACTTGGCCGCGCAAACAAAGTAGTTGTTACAAAAGATAACACTACAATCGTCGAAGGTTCAGGCAACCCTGAAGCAATTTCTCAGCGCGTAACGCAAATCCGTTCCCAAGCTGAAGAAACAACTTCTGAATTTGATAAAGAAAAACTGCAGGAGCGTCTTGCTAAACTGGCAGGCGGCGTAGCAGTCATCAAAGTTGGTGCTGCAACTGAAACAGAATTAAAAGAGCGCAAACTACGCATTGAAGACGCACTGAACTCAACTCGTGCTGCAGTTGAAGAAGGTATCGTTTCCGGTGGTGGTACGGCATTTGTTAACGTACTAAACAAAATCGGTGAATTGAAACTTGACGGTGACGAATCCACAGGTGCAGCAATCGTGCTTCGCGCATTGGAAGAGCCGGTACGTCAAATCGCTCACAACGCTGGTCTTGAAGGTTCCATCATTGTTGAACGTCTGAAAGGCGAAAAAGTCGGTGTTGGTTTCAACGCTGCAGCAGGCGAATTTGAAAACATGGTTAAAGCAGGTATCATTGACCCAACAAAAGTTACCCGCTATGCCCTGCAAAACGCAGCATCTGTAGCAGCAATGTTCCTGACTACAGAAGCAGTCGTAGCAGACCTTCCTGAAGAAGAAGGCGGCGCTGCAGGCGGCGGCATGCCAGACATGGGTGGCATGGGCGGAATGGGCGGCATGATGTAA
- a CDS encoding IS256 family transposase: protein MAKPKRNPYSEELANKIIEEYQPKSVEDMQDALKDIFGPMFESMLKGEMNHHLGYESNDKAEKDTENRRNGYGKKNIHTSSGALDIQVPRDRDGSFNPKLIPKRKKDVSAIESKVIAMYARGMSQRDISSTVEDIYGFSVSHDMVSDITDSVLPDLEEWQARPLSNCYAFVFVDCMYTTIRNQYETKKYAVYTILGYTMEGTKEILGLWLNETESKHKWMQIFDEIKARGVEDIFFISMDGVSGLEEGAQAIFPNVVVQRCMVHLIRNSVKYVPSKDYKPFTQALRKVYGAPSLKACHSAFESFKQQWAAYPGAIDVWIRNFNHVEQLYDYGSAIRKVMYTTNAVESIHSSFRKVTKKGAFPNENALLKLLFLRIRELEDKWDGGHLRNWAMVMNQLLVHDHFKDRVLKYLE from the coding sequence ATGGCAAAGCCGAAAAGAAATCCTTACTCCGAAGAATTAGCGAACAAGATTATTGAAGAATACCAGCCAAAGTCCGTTGAAGATATGCAGGACGCCCTAAAAGATATATTTGGACCCATGTTTGAATCTATGTTAAAGGGAGAGATGAATCATCATTTGGGGTATGAATCGAATGATAAAGCCGAAAAGGACACAGAGAACAGGCGGAATGGATATGGTAAGAAAAACATTCATACCAGTTCAGGTGCATTGGATATTCAAGTCCCTCGGGATCGTGACGGGTCATTTAATCCAAAACTTATCCCTAAACGGAAAAAGGATGTTTCGGCTATTGAAAGCAAGGTGATAGCCATGTATGCCCGTGGAATGTCCCAACGTGATATCTCCTCCACGGTGGAAGATATCTATGGTTTTTCGGTTTCCCATGACATGGTTTCGGACATTACAGACAGTGTATTACCTGATTTGGAAGAATGGCAGGCGAGGCCTTTAAGTAACTGTTATGCTTTCGTATTTGTGGACTGCATGTATACGACTATCCGGAACCAATATGAGACAAAGAAATATGCCGTCTATACGATTCTTGGCTACACCATGGAGGGAACAAAAGAAATACTTGGGCTATGGCTAAATGAAACAGAAAGCAAGCATAAGTGGATGCAGATTTTTGATGAAATCAAAGCCAGAGGAGTGGAGGACATTTTCTTTATTTCCATGGATGGTGTCAGTGGATTGGAGGAAGGAGCACAAGCCATTTTTCCAAACGTTGTCGTTCAACGCTGCATGGTTCACCTGATACGTAATTCTGTAAAATACGTTCCAAGCAAGGATTATAAGCCATTTACTCAAGCATTAAGAAAGGTATATGGTGCACCAAGTTTAAAAGCTTGTCACAGTGCCTTTGAATCCTTTAAACAACAATGGGCTGCCTATCCGGGGGCGATTGATGTTTGGATACGAAATTTTAATCATGTTGAACAGCTTTATGATTATGGAAGTGCCATACGCAAAGTCATGTATACTACAAACGCCGTAGAAAGTATCCACTCCAGCTTTCGAAAAGTAACGAAAAAAGGAGCATTCCCCAACGAGAATGCCCTGTTAAAACTATTGTTTTTACGAATTCGGGAACTGGAAGACAAATGGGATGGCGGACATCTCCGGAACTGGGCTATGGTTATGAACCAGCTTCTTGTACATGATCATTTCAAAGACAGGGTCTTAAAATATCTTGAGTAA